A part of Candidatus Electrothrix aestuarii genomic DNA contains:
- a CDS encoding S8 family serine peptidase has protein sequence MNIINMLLRSKKRSVIHLVNAFFIAICFPSIILGESQVVTPVDTQENNSELTQTSHKLLPEVGVRVIIPEKKKVSDRLEKALLRRAFSFDSNTNFSRAFSLDTFNPSSFSVAEAADEVELIEIIRPQGIHLVNQTPFNRDARLTHKVPQFEATFHNGQGASILAAIFDGGAVRNTHQEFRVDMLSPDGNSASPIYRVDKRTSSPYSNHATHVAGTMAAQGVRDAARGMARKLRLLSFDWKDDLVNLEAVADHITVSNHSYGPFTGWSHNEELGGWIWWGNISHSDKEDSTFGKYTSDNAMLDNILYTHPELLTVVAAGNDRIDAPISQPERHYFIDGINPLTGQANWKISSDIRNADGFDQGGLDTISGLGVSKNVLCVGAINDQFRNGVQISETIKSTSFSNWGPTDDGRIKPDVVANGDTLLSLSSEDDDVYTEISGTSMASPTAAGIAALLAEFFITKQGRAPTSAELKGIIIHGAVDGGIPGPDPIFGWGAINALASGRIIAGNQGEIILSDTVEVGAVKEYSFAGTPKDVRVTLTWTDLPGCQVLKYVDTKIVTTSHQFSQNKSLQAFHS, from the coding sequence ATGAATATTATCAATATGTTGCTCCGTAGCAAAAAAAGGTCAGTTATCCATCTTGTCAATGCTTTTTTTATAGCTATCTGTTTCCCTAGTATAATTTTAGGTGAAAGCCAAGTGGTTACACCAGTAGATACTCAAGAAAACAATTCGGAATTGACTCAGACCTCCCACAAGTTGTTACCAGAAGTTGGAGTGCGCGTTATCATCCCTGAAAAGAAAAAAGTTTCTGATAGATTAGAAAAGGCCCTTCTAAGAAGGGCTTTCTCGTTTGATTCTAATACAAATTTTTCTAGAGCCTTCTCTTTAGATACATTTAATCCTAGCTCGTTTAGCGTTGCAGAAGCAGCAGATGAGGTGGAGCTTATTGAAATTATAAGACCACAAGGGATACACTTAGTTAATCAAACGCCATTTAACCGTGATGCACGGCTTACTCATAAAGTTCCGCAGTTTGAAGCGACGTTTCATAACGGGCAAGGAGCTTCTATCTTAGCTGCAATTTTCGATGGAGGGGCAGTACGCAATACTCATCAAGAATTCCGAGTAGATATGTTGAGTCCTGATGGAAATTCAGCATCTCCAATTTATCGGGTGGATAAAAGAACTTCATCTCCTTACAGTAACCACGCGACTCATGTCGCAGGCACAATGGCCGCCCAAGGCGTTCGAGACGCAGCACGTGGTATGGCACGAAAATTGCGTCTTTTGAGTTTTGACTGGAAAGATGATCTAGTGAATCTAGAGGCCGTGGCCGATCATATTACAGTCTCAAATCATTCGTATGGCCCATTTACAGGATGGTCTCACAACGAAGAGCTTGGGGGATGGATCTGGTGGGGCAATATTTCTCACAGTGACAAAGAGGACTCTACTTTCGGCAAATATACATCAGACAATGCAATGCTGGATAACATTCTTTACACTCATCCAGAGCTGCTAACTGTTGTTGCAGCCGGTAATGACAGAATTGATGCTCCGATAAGCCAGCCGGAACGTCATTACTTCATAGATGGCATCAACCCTTTAACAGGCCAAGCTAATTGGAAAATTTCTTCAGATATACGAAATGCGGACGGGTTCGATCAAGGCGGACTCGATACTATTTCAGGTTTAGGGGTGTCAAAAAACGTACTCTGTGTTGGTGCAATTAATGATCAATTTCGAAATGGTGTACAGATTAGTGAAACAATAAAATCAACAAGTTTTAGCAATTGGGGGCCAACTGATGACGGGCGCATTAAACCGGATGTTGTAGCAAATGGTGACACGTTATTATCCTTATCGTCGGAAGATGACGATGTTTACACGGAAATATCAGGAACTTCAATGGCAAGTCCTACGGCTGCCGGAATTGCTGCATTACTCGCAGAATTTTTTATTACCAAACAGGGGCGTGCTCCAACATCAGCAGAACTCAAGGGTATTATTATTCATGGAGCAGTAGATGGAGGAATACCAGGACCGGATCCTATCTTTGGATGGGGAGCTATTAATGCTTTGGCTTCAGGCCGTATCATTGCGGGAAACCAAGGTGAAATAATCCTATCTGATACCGTTGAAGTTGGAGCTGTAAAAGAATATTCCTTCGCTGGAACTCCAAAGGACGTACGTGTTACGTTAACCTGGACTGATCTGCCGGGGTGTCAAGTCCTGAAATATGTTGACACCAAAATAGTAACTACTTCACATCAATTTTCTCAAAATAAATCTCTGCAGGCTTTCCATAGTTGA
- a CDS encoding IS3 family transposase, protein MNHWALILKKFREEIITRAAAVRQISRQAACNWYGISRQAYYQALQRQMLQAAENQLIVELVRAIRQRHPRMGGRKLHYELQDSMAALGISRGRDAFFKLLSAHNLLVPTRLSHRKTTHAGLWRCPNLLIDLTITHVHQAWVGDITYITTETGFVYLALLTDVFSRFIVGFDLSSSLAVEGCDRALKQAIAQADGADLRGLIHHSDHGVQYTAWLYRERLQKMEIRSSMGEVGNCYENALAERVNGILKGEYGLDDLFIDKEHAQKAVREAVWLYNYERPHLALNYGKPAEIYFEKIDVK, encoded by the coding sequence ATCAATCATTGGGCACTGATATTAAAAAAATTTCGGGAGGAAATTATAACCAGGGCAGCAGCTGTAAGGCAGATCAGCAGGCAGGCGGCCTGTAACTGGTACGGTATCAGTCGGCAGGCATATTACCAGGCATTGCAGCGACAGATGCTCCAGGCAGCCGAAAACCAACTCATCGTGGAACTGGTCAGGGCCATCCGCCAGCGTCACCCACGTATGGGCGGACGAAAACTGCATTACGAACTACAGGATTCGATGGCCGCCTTGGGAATTTCCAGGGGCAGAGACGCATTTTTCAAGCTGTTATCAGCACATAACCTGCTGGTCCCAACCAGACTCAGCCATCGCAAAACCACACATGCTGGCCTGTGGCGATGCCCCAATCTGTTGATTGATTTAACCATTACCCACGTCCATCAGGCCTGGGTTGGTGACATCACCTATATCACGACCGAGACGGGATTTGTTTATCTGGCTTTACTGACCGATGTTTTTTCTCGCTTTATTGTCGGCTTCGATCTCTCGTCGTCGCTTGCGGTCGAAGGGTGTGACCGGGCGCTGAAACAGGCGATAGCACAGGCTGACGGTGCTGATTTGCGTGGCCTGATCCATCATTCGGATCATGGGGTGCAATACACCGCCTGGCTGTACCGGGAGCGATTGCAAAAGATGGAGATACGTTCCAGCATGGGAGAAGTGGGCAACTGTTACGAAAACGCCTTAGCTGAACGAGTGAATGGAATCTTAAAAGGCGAATATGGCCTTGACGACCTTTTCATTGATAAGGAACATGCTCAGAAAGCTGTCCGGGAAGCTGTATGGCTATACAATTATGAACGGCCTCACCTGGCACTCAACTATGGAAAGCCTGCAGAGATTTATTTTGAGAAAATTGATGTGAAGTAG
- a CDS encoding transposase, producing the protein MKKEPVKRYSQALKQQVVREYEEGVSIYSLRQKYGIGAHGTVERWIKKFGRSGYRAEVVHIQTVEDQLEFKAMKSRIKELESALAQSVLENRMLETTIEVADQSLGTDIKKISGGNYNQGSSCKADQQAGGL; encoded by the coding sequence ATGAAAAAAGAACCTGTCAAACGTTACAGCCAGGCACTTAAACAACAGGTTGTCAGAGAGTACGAAGAGGGCGTCAGCATATACAGCTTGCGTCAGAAATATGGCATTGGCGCTCACGGCACCGTAGAGCGATGGATTAAGAAGTTTGGCCGTTCCGGTTACCGCGCCGAGGTTGTGCATATCCAAACGGTTGAAGATCAGCTTGAATTTAAAGCAATGAAAAGCCGGATCAAGGAGCTGGAATCGGCATTGGCACAAAGCGTCCTTGAAAACCGGATGCTGGAAACCACGATAGAAGTAGCCGATCAATCATTGGGCACTGATATTAAAAAAATTTCGGGAGGAAATTATAACCAGGGCAGCAGCTGTAAGGCAGATCAGCAGGCAGGCGGCCTGTAA
- a CDS encoding IS5 family transposase, with protein sequence MERASYSTDLTDIQFEIINKFLPSPSKTGRPRSYALREILNAIFYLVHTGCQWREIPHDFPKWTSVYYYFRKWKRDGTWFLVKQAIHTDLREEQGKNAEPSAVMIDSQSVKTAQMAETRGFDGNKKVKGRKRHVISDTLGFPLIVKVHDANLSDGKQSISIFQTLFLWFASIKMVWADAAYRGDLADYLWCAFQCRLEIAPTLKTKGFQVVPKRWIIERTFGWFQWDRRLMIDYERQAQSAETMVYIASIRKMLNRYK encoded by the coding sequence ATGGAACGAGCTAGCTACAGTACAGATCTCACTGATATACAATTTGAAATTATTAATAAATTTCTCCCCTCTCCTTCAAAAACCGGCAGGCCAAGATCTTATGCTCTCAGAGAGATTCTCAACGCAATTTTTTACTTGGTTCACACTGGGTGTCAATGGCGAGAAATTCCGCATGATTTCCCAAAGTGGACCAGCGTTTACTATTACTTTCGTAAATGGAAGCGGGATGGAACCTGGTTTCTCGTCAAGCAGGCAATTCACACGGACCTGCGAGAGGAACAAGGGAAAAACGCTGAGCCTTCTGCGGTTATGATTGATAGTCAATCCGTCAAAACTGCACAGATGGCTGAGACCCGAGGCTTTGACGGCAATAAGAAAGTAAAAGGACGAAAACGCCATGTAATTTCGGATACCCTTGGTTTTCCGCTAATTGTCAAAGTTCATGATGCCAACCTGTCAGATGGAAAGCAGTCTATCTCTATCTTTCAAACTCTTTTTTTGTGGTTTGCTTCCATTAAAATGGTTTGGGCCGATGCCGCTTATCGAGGCGATTTGGCCGACTATTTATGGTGCGCCTTTCAGTGCCGGTTGGAAATCGCTCCCACCTTGAAGACTAAAGGGTTTCAAGTGGTGCCGAAACGCTGGATTATTGAAAGGACCTTCGGCTGGTTCCAATGGGATCGAAGACTGATGATCGACTACGAGCGACAGGCGCAATCAGCCGAAACTATGGTTTACATAGCATCAATCAGGAAGATGCTAAATAGGTATAAATAG
- a CDS encoding S41 family peptidase, with the protein MIWLKRKLCYETASAVKSQKVFKQALSEEEKRQIIKQALVLMEEFYVHLPLKRSMYAVEPVQRLKLLDHRLPPDDRRFHEEMISIFMGVRDLHTNYILPAPYSQFTAMLPFRIGEYFDDGERKYIVFATVGEDPSFRPGMPITHWNGIPIGRAVEINARLHAGGNEAASHSRGLQRMTVRPLIMSLPPDEEWIDIRYLDEDGKAQERRFEWTVVSSSDVRLSETSMRDLDDATLGHLATIGLDAENEVANHAIESVFEQKRLQLDTAILRFLETGAVSESLTGGAGPDFSTLSKIPRIFQFNRVNTPKGEIGRIQILTFNLENPDGSFIEVDDFLAEFVRITSLLPQDRLIIDVRNNGGGHVPAGEKLLQTITDSTIEPERLHFITSRLVLNMVKRHPYFSKWLRSLERAIKTSAQYSQGFPFEEQENYNQIGRKYPGKVLLITNAFCYSTTDIFAAGFRDHNIGPILGTDSNTGAGGANVFPWWLVNSLCEDLDNSPVQLPSSGASFRVAIRRTTRVGANAGEPLEDFGVEPDEVHQTTLTDLTEGDIDLYAHAADLLDKWQ; encoded by the coding sequence TTGATATGGCTGAAAAGAAAATTATGCTATGAAACTGCTTCAGCAGTAAAGTCTCAAAAAGTTTTTAAACAGGCTCTCAGTGAAGAGGAAAAAAGGCAAATCATCAAACAAGCACTTGTTCTTATGGAGGAATTTTATGTCCATCTTCCTCTCAAGCGCTCAATGTATGCTGTAGAGCCTGTGCAGCGCCTTAAATTGCTCGACCATAGGTTACCTCCAGATGATCGTCGCTTTCATGAAGAAATGATCTCAATTTTTATGGGGGTTCGTGATTTGCACACAAATTATATTTTACCTGCCCCTTATAGCCAATTTACGGCGATGCTTCCGTTTAGAATAGGTGAATATTTTGATGACGGTGAGCGCAAATATATTGTATTCGCAACAGTAGGGGAAGATCCAAGTTTTCGTCCAGGAATGCCTATAACTCACTGGAATGGTATTCCAATAGGTCGGGCTGTGGAAATCAATGCTCGTCTTCATGCTGGCGGCAATGAGGCTGCCAGCCACTCCCGTGGCCTGCAACGTATGACGGTGCGTCCATTAATAATGTCTTTACCTCCTGATGAAGAATGGATTGATATTCGCTATCTTGATGAGGATGGCAAGGCTCAGGAACGTCGTTTCGAATGGACCGTGGTTAGCTCTAGTGATGTCAGGCTATCGGAGACTAGCATGAGAGATTTGGACGATGCTACTCTTGGTCATTTGGCAACCATCGGATTGGATGCCGAAAACGAGGTGGCCAATCATGCCATTGAGTCTGTATTCGAACAAAAACGATTGCAGCTTGATACAGCTATTTTGAGATTTCTTGAGACAGGTGCAGTTTCAGAGAGTCTAACAGGAGGCGCTGGGCCAGATTTCAGCACATTAAGTAAAATACCTAGAATTTTTCAATTCAATAGGGTCAATACTCCAAAAGGTGAAATTGGGCGTATTCAAATTCTTACGTTTAACTTAGAAAACCCAGACGGCTCTTTCATTGAGGTGGATGACTTTCTTGCCGAGTTTGTGCGTATTACTTCTTTGTTACCACAAGACCGCCTCATCATTGATGTCCGTAATAATGGCGGAGGCCATGTTCCTGCTGGTGAAAAGCTTCTGCAGACTATAACTGACTCAACAATTGAGCCAGAACGGTTACATTTCATAACTAGTAGACTTGTATTGAACATGGTAAAAAGGCACCCTTATTTTAGCAAATGGCTTCGATCTCTTGAACGGGCCATAAAGACAAGTGCTCAATACTCACAAGGTTTCCCCTTTGAGGAGCAGGAAAACTACAATCAAATTGGTCGTAAATATCCAGGCAAGGTACTGTTGATCACCAACGCTTTCTGCTACAGCACGACAGATATATTTGCAGCAGGTTTCAGGGATCATAATATAGGCCCTATTCTTGGTACCGATAGTAACACAGGAGCAGGCGGAGCCAATGTTTTTCCTTGGTGGCTAGTAAACAGTTTATGTGAGGATCTAGACAACAGTCCGGTTCAACTTCCTTCATCGGGAGCTTCTTTCAGGGTGGCAATACGCCGTACAACGCGTGTTGGTGCAAACGCTGGTGAACCACTTGAAGATTTTGGTGTCGAACCAGATGAGGTGCATCAAACCACCCTAACTGACCTCACTGAAGGAGACATTGATCTTTATGCTCATGCGGCTGACTTGCTTGACAAATGGCAATGA
- a CDS encoding XRE family transcriptional regulator has translation MPEAFITPHVLSWARKRAQFSTDDAAQRVKVRPEQFLAWEEGKKRPTFRQAKLLAKAFHVPFGYFFLPAPPKQEPDIPDLRTVGSRTMPGFSLEFLDLYNDILRKQDWFREYRMQEGAQPLPFIGKYSATDDYRVVAANIRQVLSVDEARSSARNWEQFIACLIEQAEDAGILVMRNSIVGNDTHRPLSVDEFRGFALSDPVAPLIFINSRDAKSAQIFTLAHELVHLWIGQSGVSNPLLNREKKGKRGKKVETFCNRTAAEVLVPETQFLVDWDNEIPAQENIALLAQQYRVSQLVIARRGYDLNVLPYDVLQDFYRQAVQYDRKKKEKLSESAGGPKSDTMRKFRNGKLFSQAVAAAALEGRLLLRDAGSLLGIKPASLKQYADFLTGK, from the coding sequence ATGCCTGAAGCCTTTATTACTCCGCATGTGCTCAGTTGGGCAAGAAAACGGGCGCAGTTCAGCACTGATGATGCTGCGCAAAGGGTAAAGGTGCGTCCTGAGCAGTTCCTTGCCTGGGAGGAGGGCAAAAAGCGGCCTACCTTCCGGCAGGCGAAACTCCTTGCCAAGGCGTTTCATGTGCCGTTCGGGTACTTCTTTCTACCTGCCCCGCCGAAACAGGAACCGGATATACCCGACCTGCGAACTGTGGGCAGCAGAACCATGCCCGGTTTCAGCCTTGAATTTCTTGACCTGTACAACGATATTCTACGCAAGCAGGACTGGTTCCGGGAATACCGTATGCAGGAGGGGGCACAGCCGCTGCCCTTTATCGGCAAATACTCCGCAACAGATGATTACCGGGTGGTGGCAGCGAATATACGGCAGGTGCTGTCTGTGGATGAGGCCCGCAGTTCCGCCCGCAATTGGGAGCAGTTCATTGCCTGCCTGATTGAACAGGCCGAAGATGCCGGTATCCTTGTCATGCGGAATTCCATTGTCGGCAACGACACCCACCGCCCGTTGTCCGTTGATGAGTTCCGGGGCTTTGCCCTTAGCGACCCGGTGGCACCGCTCATCTTTATCAATTCCCGCGATGCCAAATCCGCGCAAATCTTCACCCTTGCCCATGAGCTGGTTCATCTCTGGATCGGACAGAGCGGCGTTTCTAATCCGCTGCTGAACAGGGAGAAAAAAGGTAAACGCGGAAAAAAGGTGGAAACCTTCTGTAACAGGACGGCTGCGGAGGTACTGGTACCTGAAACTCAGTTTCTGGTTGATTGGGACAACGAGATTCCTGCACAGGAAAACATTGCCCTGCTTGCTCAACAGTACCGGGTCAGTCAGTTGGTTATTGCCCGGCGCGGATACGATCTGAACGTGTTGCCCTATGATGTGTTGCAGGATTTTTACCGGCAGGCTGTTCAATATGACCGAAAGAAAAAAGAGAAATTATCTGAAAGCGCGGGCGGCCCCAAGTCCGACACCATGCGCAAGTTCAGGAACGGCAAACTGTTTTCCCAAGCGGTGGCGGCTGCGGCCCTTGAAGGCAGACTATTGCTGCGGGATGCCGGTTCTCTGCTGGGGATCAAACCGGCCAGTCTGAAACAATATGCGGACTTTCTGACAGGAAAATAA
- a CDS encoding DUF4411 family protein, producing MDSNVFIQAKNAHYHFSICPGFWDWLVLRAGTVGSISPVLEELQNGNDELKDWAKEIKHSHFFADVTEPAVQEIFRSIASYAVENHSQRVAEHFLSGADPWLIAFAKVHGCTAVTHEAYNPQTKRKILIPNVCHEFEVDYTDCFTMLKNLNVRFVLEESRNGQ from the coding sequence CTGGACAGCAACGTATTTATTCAGGCCAAAAACGCTCACTACCATTTTTCTATCTGCCCCGGTTTCTGGGACTGGCTTGTTCTTCGGGCCGGGACAGTGGGTTCTATTTCTCCTGTTCTGGAAGAGCTTCAGAACGGCAACGATGAATTGAAAGACTGGGCTAAAGAGATAAAACACTCTCATTTCTTTGCCGATGTGACGGAACCTGCTGTTCAGGAAATCTTCAGATCAATTGCCAGCTATGCGGTGGAGAATCACAGTCAGCGCGTAGCTGAACATTTCCTTTCAGGGGCCGACCCGTGGCTGATAGCCTTTGCCAAAGTCCACGGCTGTACAGCCGTAACCCATGAGGCATACAACCCACAGACCAAGAGAAAGATTCTTATCCCCAATGTCTGCCATGAATTTGAGGTCGATTATACCGACTGTTTCACCATGCTGAAAAACCTGAACGTTCGTTTTGTTCTGGAAGAAAGCCGGAACGGACAATAA
- a CDS encoding transposase, producing MFTIPQELRKIIFSDRMLIKIMMDCASKAAVEVLQSKGVDAVPGILLVVHTFGRDLKFNPHVHMLMTEGGLTSSNQWVDIPFLPYGLLRKKWQYYLLTEIKASLPQTKENVRFIDYLFKSQRNGFYVNGKSKMTSARHAARYIGRYMARPALAEHKITNYDGEEVTFWYIDHKTEVKVTEAIPAKEFIQRLIDHIPLKGFKMVRHYGLYSRRTKTIAIEILMDCKRFIQKTFEFMKSDSRSLSWRERLVQSFGKDPLTCPNCKEKMFLWRIWHPDYGDIFDLSRDGPFVESKSKQECNKRNSSGRQVKWIPQLLPF from the coding sequence GTGTTTACCATTCCACAAGAACTCCGAAAGATAATTTTTAGTGATCGTATGCTGATCAAGATTATGATGGATTGTGCTTCAAAAGCGGCTGTGGAAGTACTTCAAAGTAAAGGAGTTGATGCTGTTCCGGGAATTCTATTAGTTGTCCATACGTTTGGAAGAGATCTTAAGTTTAATCCGCATGTCCATATGTTAATGACAGAAGGAGGATTAACATCTTCCAATCAGTGGGTTGATATTCCATTTTTGCCATATGGTCTGCTTAGAAAAAAATGGCAATATTATTTGCTGACTGAAATAAAGGCTAGCTTGCCGCAAACAAAAGAAAATGTAAGATTCATAGATTACCTGTTTAAAAGCCAACGTAATGGTTTTTATGTAAATGGTAAAAGCAAGATGACATCAGCAAGACATGCAGCTCGATATATTGGTCGCTATATGGCTCGTCCAGCATTGGCAGAGCACAAGATAACGAATTACGATGGTGAGGAAGTAACATTTTGGTATATTGATCATAAAACAGAAGTTAAAGTTACCGAAGCGATTCCAGCCAAAGAGTTCATACAACGATTAATTGACCATATCCCGCTAAAGGGATTCAAGATGGTCCGCCATTATGGGTTATATTCTCGACGTACAAAAACAATCGCGATAGAGATTTTGATGGACTGTAAACGTTTTATCCAGAAGACTTTTGAATTCATGAAAAGTGATTCAAGGTCATTGAGCTGGAGAGAGCGTCTAGTACAGAGTTTCGGGAAAGATCCGTTAACATGTCCAAACTGTAAAGAAAAAATGTTTTTATGGCGGATTTGGCATCCTGACTATGGAGATATCTTTGATCTGAGCAGAGACGGACCTTTTGTGGAAAGCAAGAGTAAACAAGAATGCAACAAGAGAAACTCTTCGGGTCGGCAGGTTAAGTGGATACCGCAATTGCTTCCGTTTTAA